The genomic region TATAACATACATCATCAGTTATGAAAGTGACTTAATTAATGTTGTTTGTTTTCTGACCTGTGGTAGACCTCATCCTCTTGTACTCCGTACAGCCCTCCCTCCAGAACCTCCTTAGCACCCAGCTTCTCAGCGGCGTAGTATGTAGTCATTGCTGCTGCCAGGCTCTCATAACGGTCCTCCTTCTTACTCACAATGCGTCCGTAGTAGACGGAAGCAGTCTTGATGAACAGGGGCAGAACCTTTCAAACGTAAGAGTGAAAAAAATATCTATATTAATTTGAATACATTCGGATAGCATATTAAGCTATATTACACCTGTGATCTCATTGGaaaagcttgagaggatatgtCCAACTTTGGCATCTGTTCTTGCCTGATATCTACACCCCCGAAACAAGTGTTATCATATAATGTGCTGACTCACCACAATAGTTCCAGAGTCTGGTTGCAGTGGCTGGTCTGTTATGGGGCTGATGCTGTGTCGATAAGAACAAACACTGCTGTCCCTGCAATACAGCAAGAGTCACATTAAGCACTACATAAAGAATATCAGGTGCCACCTATTGctgctgtgcccttgagcaaagcaatGAATTACAAAACTATAAAGTTCTATTCTTAAGTGCATAGAACAAGTACGAATCTTTCAAAGTACCCAAATTCAAGGTTCAGCTCATGTCTGAGTATTGTAACATGCATAACAGCAAATCAAATCTAGCTTTATTGTCCCATGGAGAAATGCTCTTGACAGAGTATTGTCTGCATCTGAGCTGCACTGACCTGCAGAAGCCAAAGCTCTTGAGGTATTTGCACAGAGGCTTGTCTGACTTCTGTTCCTCCTTGGCCCGCTGGACTCCCTGGGCGAAGTGCAGCAACTCTGGAGGCAGCGAGGCCTCAGTACGCTTTAGGTAGCGCAGGACCCCGATTACGTGACGGGCATTCCTCTCAGATAGCAGCAGCACTGACTTGGCAGGGTGAGACGTGCTCTCTGCAGCACGCTCCTGTCAATCACAGAATCCAATATGAAAAGGAATTCACAAAGTAGACTATCCTCATACAGTCAAAGAAGATACACTTACACAGGTGCCATCTGAATAAATTATGTAAAAGAAGACCACTCAGGGCCATCTTCTGACTTGAGATCTGCCCGCTAAACTCAGAGCTGTGCACGCTTCTCTCAGCTCTGAATCCAGGACTGAGCAAGAGAAAGAACATATTAGTTTGTCCTAACGTTACCTTGTCGGAAAGGTTCTGGAAGTTCTGGGACATGCAAAACAGACGGCTGCCAAACAGCTTAGGTGAGCTTGGGAAGCCGTAGTGCACAACACACGTAGCATCACAGATACCCAAAGACTTCATACACTCATTGGTGGTGACtggtagagagaaagacaaggaaagaaaaacagaaagacaaagaaagaaaaacaGGTCAGATTGGACAAAGGCCAAATTGGAGAAAAAATAGAGACAAGCTTACTTTCAATCAAGCAAACTGAGCTGACCTGGCAGACTATGCCATAAAATGGAAAGATGTATGATATTTTTTATTCATTGCAACTGTCAACTCCTAAGAAAATGCAATTGTGCATCAGTTCACCCAGAATGACATGAGTGCCAGGTCCAATTGGCTTCTTCCACTGCTCAGTCACAAAGTCAAACTGGTAGGTTAACTCCTCGTGGACCTTCAGGGAGAAGGCTGATGTGTTTGAAACAGCCTGAATGACAGatacaaaaaacaaacatttagttgactaaatatacatgaaCAATGTATTTTTTGTTTTTCTAGTGCTGTACACTTGTGGCAAGATGCCCCAAAATAAGGTTGCAAAATGCAAATCGTACAAGTTTTGAAATGTAGCAATGTCTTTTTCATTCTATAGTACCCCGTACCAGCAGGGGACAGGACGTCAAAAAATAAGGTTGCCAAAATAAGAGATTTAGAGAGATATAGATTGCTGTAGTTACCTTGAAGACATTTTCAGCCTCCTCAGCAGAGTTGGTGATGACGAGGGTCTTCTGGGCCACGTCGGGGGTGAAGTCCAGCGCCCCGAGCAGGACAGAGATCTTAGTGCAGTCCAGACACAACAGGATAATCTTGGGGAggcagaagagagatgagagaaggctttctatttttaaaaatgttttattgaagAACATATACATAAGTGAAACTTTGCTTTGAGAGACTTTTAGACCTTGTTTGACTCTTGGACCCTTCTTCCCTTACTAAAAGTAATGACTAGTCTAAATGAGATACGATGAAAGCAGGTTTACTGCCCCATTACATAGTTTCAATCAATCACAAATCCAACCAACAGGCCCTTCAAATCAGCGACAGCGACacacttaaagggatagttcagacAAAATCTATATTTGAGTGGAATTACCCTTAACTTGAGTTGTGTCTGAAGGCACATAGTGGCAGAATCCACAATAATCCATTACTTTAAAGTGTTTTTGAGGAAGTTTCTGCTTGCGATGCAGCTTTGCTAACATCGGTCCGGCTGTTTACATTCATGAATTTGGACGAGGCTAATTATGCTTGATCCTGGCTGCGGCAGAAGTAAACAATGGATTATTGCGGATTCTGTAACTATGGGCCTTCAGACAACTCAAAGTAAGGGTAATTCCACTTAAATATAGATTTTgcctgaactatccctttaaccagCTCTCTGATGGTGGAGACCCTCCAACCTTTGTAggttttcagattattttgttgtCAGTCCTGTCAAAACTGACCTGGTGCACATTGCCGTAGAGTGCGGCCTCCTCCATCACCGTGACGACAACGGTGGGGTTGCTCATGTGGTTGAGGAGCAGGCCCTCCAGGGGGCGGCTCCAGCGCTTTCCCACTGCGATGATCTGTCTGGGGCACGACACACGCTCCTCGCTGGCTGTCACCCTCTGGAAGTGCTGCAGGATGATGGTCATCTGAGGAAAGGGGAGAACAGTCAGACAAACTGTTGAGGAGACAGTGGCGAGGGAGGAAAACAGACGAGACAGGGGTATTTTATTAGGACCCCCATTAGCTATTGCGAAAGCCACAActataatacagaacattaatagacaagaacagctcaaggacagaacaacatatatttaaaaaatggcacacacaacctacatatcagtacatacacacaaaaaatcaaggtcaaataggggagaggcggtgtgccgtgaggtgttgcctTTGAAGCGCAGATGACCGGGATTACTGCTTTAAGCAGTTGAAAGCACTGGAGTCTGGTCTAGTTGTATCACCCCCTGGTGACGGGGGTTTGAGTCCCATCTtggctattttcaggtctgtgCCCCTTTACCATGTGTATCTCCCGTTCTCTCCTTTTGTAGTCGTTTATAACTACAGTTGAAGAACAGTCAGTGTCTCTCACCTCATCCGGGGCTCTAGAAAAGAGCAGGTCCACTTCGTCCAGCGCCAGGTGACACAGCCGCAGGAACAGGAAACAGTGCAAACGCAGCAGACGCACAAGGCTGAACGGAGTGGTCACCACCACCTGgcctggagagacacacacaaaacacagcagGAGAGGAATGTAGTAATACTCCTGTCTGTCAAACCGAACTGTCCTGATCCTGTGAATAATGGTCTTACAGTTGTTCTGGATCTTAACAGTCTTTGCCTCGTCCTTTCCCAGTCCCAACAGTATGACCATGGGGTGGAGGACTTGGAAGGTCTGGCTCTCCTCCAGCAGGTCAATCACAGTCTGGGCTTTCTCCCACCCCGGGCACAGGATCACCGCTATGGGCTGAAGGAGACCGCACATAATGTGGTATTAGATAAAATGGAATAAACACAAATGGATCCTTTAAATGCAGATTTGTCAGCAGAAAACCATGCATGACTTACTGAAAATAATTAGGTAGGTTACTGCTGTTTGCCATTGAACCCTAAAAAAACAATTAAACACCCAGATTTCTACAGACTACTTTGTCTACATAGAGTGGTATCACCATGAACGGAGCTGCAGAGGCCTGTACCAAAACTAAGATTTTCAACTGTCTAATTGAAGCCAGACAATTTTATTAGGGGGCAAACAGAGATAGTTATCCACCACAATAATAGCAGGAGAAACACTGGAAATCACACCATTCCTGTCTAGTGCTCTACTTGCTCAACTCACCCCGGTGCGAGCAGAGAGGGCGCTGAAGACAGAGGAGAGCTGCATGTGGGCCAGGAACGGGGGAATGTAGGTGAGGGGCTGGTCTCCGCTGTGGGAGATGAGGACCGTGTCACAGCCCCTGGCCACCGCCGGCCAGCAGTAACTCTCAGCCACAGACGGGCCGGCATACTTATTCCTCATCAAGATCTGAAAAGAAACACAATGCACATTACCAATCTTCATGACATACTAGGCTAGACATttacagatttttcacctagtcagcttggGGATTAGAACCAGCAACCTTCAGTTATTGGCTCAATGCTCTtaacctaggctacctgctgcccatgCGACAGGACATTATTATTGCCTAAGATTTTCAGGGTAAAATGTTGAACAGTCATTTCAAATGTTCAACTAATTACATTTATACTGAACAATCTCAACTTCCATTATCATATTCCTAACATTACATTTTCACAGTTGTAAATACATCGACTATGGTCATTTAGCGggagctcttatccagagtaatGTACAGCGCTCAGTGCCTTCAAAATACGTTCCATTTGAAAGTTAGAACATAGTTGAAAGCAAACCAACCCTCCGGAAGGTGTCAGTGATTGGAGCATTGGCCAGACTGGTGCAGGGGTCCAGAGTAAAGGCAGAATGCACCATTATCCCACTCCTGCTTGGATCAGTATGGACGATCTGACATGAGGAACACTTAAGTCAGTCATGGACAGCAGATATTATTGTATGTGCACAAAACATGTCAATACATTTGGTGACAGCTACCCAAGGAAGTGAAGAGCATATCTGCATCCAGTCCATTGATGATTATTTGAACTTTTTGTATAAATTAAGGTTGATTCAATACTTACAGTGACTTCTGATGAGCCTACATCTGTGTTCAGAGGGTCAGGGTTTAGCAACTGCAACAACCGAGCGCAGACAAGCTCCTCCTCAATGGTTGGCTGCTCTGTGAAGACAAACTCTTGTGTCCGGTCTACTAGGTCACTAGGAGTACTGGAAACACAGATTACACTTTAGTACAGACATTCACAttaataacaaaaatataaacgaaaCACGTagaagtgttggttccatgtttcatgacctgaaataaaaaaatcccagaCACTTTCCATATGCTCAAAAAGCTTACTACTCTCAaattgtgtttacatccctgttagtgagcatttctcttttgtcaagataatccatccaccttacaggtgtggcatatcaagaagctgattaaacagcacaatcattacacaggtgcacctcgtgctgggggacaatataaggctactctaaaatgtgcagttgtgtcagacaatgccacagatgtctcaagttgagagagcatgcagttggcatgctaactgcagtaatgtccaccagagctgttgccagagaatgtaatgttcatttctctaccataagccgcctccaatgtcattttagagaatgtaGCAGTAACTAGTTTAACgttcaactggcctcacaaccgcagaccacgtgcatGGCGTCATGTGgctgagcggtttgctgatgtcaacggtgtgaacagagtgccccatggtggtggtggggttatagtatgggcaggcataaattATGGACAGACAACaagcacaattgcattttatcaatggcaattcgaatgcacagaaatactgtGACAAGATCATGAGGCTCATTATTTAAAGTTCTGTGACTGacagatacatatctgtattaatgtgaaatccatagattagggcctaatgaatttcatttcaaattgactgatttccttatatgaactgtaactcagaaaaatctttgaaaattgttgcatgttccgATTATGTTCAGTATTTAAAGCAAGACAAACTTTCACCCAAGAAATTCAACAAAGTTTAATTGTGAGAAAACACACATATCACTTGTCTTAGCTTTTAATGTGATATACTTTTGTTCACTGCATTTTTGATCCACAGGTTGACTTTCACCGTTACTATGAAAGCATTCAGTAGATGGCGCTTTAAAAACAACTCTGACAAATTCACTAAATTACATATGGGCAAAGTCATGGTTGAAAAGGGAGGTAGCATTAGAATGGTTGAAAGGATGGCAGCAGTTTATTTGACAATTTAAAATACACATTGCAAAGATACACATGCCAAAATTGTTGAGGATTAAAGTCACAATACTTTTTTTCCATTAGGTCCTCTAATTAGAACAGAGAAAGTGAGTGGTAGTGGCAGGAGGGTTGTGTTCATACCATACAGCCGTTTCAGTCTGTTGTCCGATCTGTTGAGGTGCAGTGACCGGCTCTTCCTCTGCTTTCTCTGGGACCGCAGAGATCCTCTGAACACCACGTTCCTCCTTCTGTTCAATAAGCTCAGTCTGACAATTAAACAAAAGGTGCTTTACAGCATTAGTCCAAGTCTCTTTTTGACCCAAGATTCACTGCGGAGATTCCATTTTGGTTCACATATGTGAACCAAAATGGAATCTCCAACTTAGAAACATGTAGAAGCAGAGTTCTTGTGCAAGTGAAAAAAAACAAGAACGGCTATCGAGATCATCCAGAAACTCACATTGGGAATAGCAGCCCTTTGAGTGCTCGAAGTAGGATTCAGAAACTTCTTGAATCTGTCGAGATCCAGAACAAGTAAGAATTTTATTAAATGTCATTCAAAACAGATTAGAACTGTAGCATGAAAGTAGAAGACTAAAGCATTCTCACCTTAACAGATTCAGATTTCTGAACAGTTCTGAGTCAAGAGACATGTCGGTTTCCTCTCCGGGCCCGTCGTCCCTGAAAGAAGAACACTATGATTAAAAACAACAATGTGACATTATCGTACTACAAAAGGCAGCCCCACTGCCAAATGACCTGTTGAGCAATAAAAACAATAACTAAAGCTATATAACAAACCTCTCGACTTCGTCGCCATCAATCTCTGAAAATGTCTTGAATTTCTTGTTCTGCGGCTGCGCTGCCTTCTTTTTTCCTCCCtctaagggatttcttccattttCTGGGCTTTTCTGTAAAACAACAAGTAAATAACATAAGTGTTGATTTCACAGGATATAACTTTTTGTTTGTGCCATGATTCCAACTGCTGCACCTTATTGAGGGTAAAATAGTCAGTCACCTTTGGATTTGATATCTCATTGGAAGTCTTCGATGCCTCTTTCACAGATGCCGTTAGCTGGCACTGATCAGACACTAAAGAGATCAATAAAGAAGGTTCAATTAAGAAAATCTTACTAAGAGTTTCCCCCTCAAGTTCATGCAGTGATATTTTACAACGGGAACTTTTTCAAAGACATATAATAAACTGTTCATAATGAAGACTTCACAATAACTGAAGGTGCATTCACCTTGATTATGAAAGATTGGGTCCTGTTGCCGGAGCCGGAAATCTGAAAGTGATCGTACGGTACAGCCGTCAGTAGCCAGGAAGTTCTGAGTTTCAGAAAAGATGTCACAAGCCAAGACGGCTGGGGATCTATCAACAACACCATTTTTTCCACTGGTTTGATGGGCCTTCTGGCTTGTGAAGTACGCAAACTTCTTTGAGACCAGATCGTCGTTCACACAGATCTAGAGAGATAACCATCTTTTAGCTTCAAAGTTGTATAGAAAAACTGATCGCTAGTTATGGGAGGCATCACCACTGATTGTATGTTGTACAATACCTTGACATTTTTGATGGTCAAGTAGAGCTCAATGGCAGTGCAATCTGCCTGTGTTTCACACAACACTGCCTCCATCTCAGTAGAAGCTTCAGATCAGAGAATCGAACAGAGAACACAGTTAGGACTGATATAAAGCAATGAGACTCCAGCACTACGAACTGTGCTTTCTCAATTCAGTGATCTCTACTGAAACTGACCTTGCAGGAGAGGATACGTACCTTGTAAGAGATTGTGTAAATAGCGTGTGGCAGAGCTGTCCCATTGCATTGATGGTCTAGAATGAAAACAAGAGCTCTATAGGGTGAGTAGTAATAACTACTAACAAAGGTGATTTTAATAGTACAAAATAATTACAGTAATTTTGATGCATATTTTAGTACATCAATTTATTCGGCACTGCAGTCCACCCTTACATGAGCTCAGCTTTCTCCAGGCAGTCTCCAGACACGTGCAGCGTCATGGGATGAACACCAGCGAGCTGAAACTTCCTAACCCAGAAGGGCAGCTGCAAAAACGTATCTAACAGAGCCCGAATCCTGGGGAAGAATGGAAGGGCTCCATGATCAGCCAATTACATTTCATGACATACATTAATCAAGTGCAAAACCAAGAAGATGGCCAAAGACTGTCAGAAGTCGAGAGCCTTTTTGGTTGCCCTTTGCATCAGCTGGCACAATGGGGATGTGTGAGTAAGTGAATTAGGACATACTCATCTGAGCTGACGATGACGCGCTCTCCGTGGTCAACTAGGAAACACATGGCCTGGGTTCCAACGGTGCCAAGGAAAAGAGACTCAACGATGGCTCGGCACCAGCTCCTTAGGGCAGAccagtacaccacacacacctggGGAACACTACAATGATGATGCTCAATTTTTTCATATAGCAGTGTAGTAACTAGTCAGTCAACTAATAAGATTAATTTATCATTCATGAGCTATGCCAGTCAGGCAGAGCTGTAAAAGCatttcaaaaacaagaaatgtcTTTCATCATGTGCCATATACTCAAGTTGATTACCCTAAACTCAAgatactaaaacaaacattccACAGATTACATTGAGCTCTAATCATGCTTCACTCTCTCCACAGATTATTACCTGTCCCGACTCTATAGTTGAGAGTTTGATCTTCTGCACATGTAGGTTGACCTCATGATAGAAAAGGTTCATTTTCATTTGCAGATCATCATATTCTTTTTTATTCTCGACCGCTTCTATCCCTGGACCCTTCACAAACCGACCCCACAGACAGGACGGGTTCTCCACCTGTCAAAGAAAACATGGTGGTGAAACCGTTTTCAATTTGTAAAGCAACAACACACATTTGCAAGGTAACGAAGACAGCCCATTGGCAATCTAGATAGATATGTTAGTTGCAATGTTGTGTGGAATAGCACACATAGATAGCTACTTACTTTCAACAAATTTATTTCAAGCATGATTTCAACAGTCACTGACAGTTTGGTCACCTGCAAGACATAGGGTTCAAATTCAGAAAACTACTGTAGCTAGCAAATGGACATAATTTATCTGAATTTGCTACACGCAtatagtttttattttttattatgaccaacaaatacaaaaaaacctgaaatatacaaacaagagtacataAACCTAACAGACAGGTGTATTACATATCCAGATTCATTTGCAATTTGTTAAATACTTTCATGGTGCGTATTGCTTTTACATTTACTGATCATTTCAAAATAATATATCAATTCTATCTTAAAAAATGTGAAGAGGGGTTTGTTCTCTGCCCACTTCATTTTATTGACAAAGAATCTTCCATGAAAGATAACTttcattgttaatttgtttaaatcagggtccatatcatttggttcaaaataaaacataatatcaGTCTCTCAGATTAACATTAGTCTTTTTAAAAATTAAATCTTCTAACTCACTCCAAAATCTTCTGACATAAGAATAGTCCCAAAATAAATGGTCAAGTCTCTGGGTCACAAtcacaaaatacacatttgttaacaatagctattttaaatctgTGTATAATAAAAAGATCTTTCCAGGGTAGATTCTATGAATGAGTTTGTATGATACTTCTTTCACCTTGGATATACAATATTTACCAGATAACAACGAAACTTTGTTCAAGTTCACTTGTcttagggctgcattccagtacatTTTAGCAGAGGGAATAGTAACATATTGACATAATTTCGTTATATTCATATTATTACACTTATAGTTTAAAATGTAAATTCCTTCTAATTGTATTGAGGCTACACAATCCTCAACAGTTGCACTTGGAGTATTGTTATATTCTCCGAAAAGAAGAAtagcacctttagggacagctctaacaataATTTGATACTCCTCAGGAGTGAATGTAACATTGTGTGTTCTAATAAGTTCTGGATAATCATATATCCATCACTATTCAATAATTGTTTAACCCAAATAAACAATTGTGAACAATTGAAAAATTGTGTTTGTACATGAGGTTCCAAGTTAGAGGTAAAGTTTGCAAGCTTAATAGTGATTTTACCCATATCAAAGTTGCATTTGAGTAAGAATTCTTGACCACCAATTTGTTGGATTATTAAATTAGGGATGATATTCCAGATGCAATCCTTATTTCTTAAATAGTTTTCTATCCATTTAATCTTAAATATTATATTAGAGGTTTTAAAATCCAGAGCATTCAACCCTCCCTCACCTTGGGTGCTACATATTACCGCTTTTCTTAAATAATGAGGTTTATTCCTCCATAGGAAGTTAAATCATTTAGTACCAACCATTTGAGTTACTGACAGAGGAACATCCAAGGCAAGGGAGGTGTAAACTCATCTGGACAGACCTTCAGATTGTGATAAAAGTACACGTCCAGATAAAGAAAGATCTCTTAATAACCAGGAGTTAAATCTCTTTCCATTTTTCTCTACAATAGGAGAGAAATTTAAGTTGGCCCTTTCTTTCTGATCTTTGCTAACTGTAATGCCAAGATATGTGATCACATCTTTTACAGGGATATTACATACTGAGTTTAAGTCACATCTTTTCAACgcaaataattcacatttcctaatATTCAGAGATAAAACTGATACACGTGTGAAGGCATTAATACACTCAATAGCTTTCTTGACTTCATTATGATCTTTCAAAAAATGATGGTGTCGTCAGCCAATTGTGAACATTTTATCTCTTTGTCTTGTATCTGAATACCCCTAAAACTATTCTTATTCATGTGAAGTGCCATAActtgtgtgaccaataaaaataagaaaagagaaattgGGCATCTTTGTTTAATTTCACGTCTAATGTCGAATCTTTGTGAAGTTCCATGGGATAATTTAACAGAGCTGTTACTATTATTCTAAAGTgtcttaattacactttgaaaatattgacaattttttatttatttttaatcaaaGTCTCAAAAAGAAAATAATGTTTAACTGTATCAAATGCCTTGTAAAAGTCAACAAATAAAATAAAGCTATCAAGTCCAATACTAGTCAAATATTATTACATATGTCTGCCCTTCATAAAACCAGACTGGGTATAGTCAATGATTTGGTCAAAACATTTAAGTCTTTCTGCAAAGATGGATGCAAGTAGCTTTCCATCATTGTGATTGGTCTCCAATGTTCTATCATCATAGAATCTTTGTTTGGTTAGTACAGAAATTAGGCCCTGTGTCATAGAAATAGGCAGGACTCCTAAATCAATTGCTTCCTTAAAAACATTAAATATAAATTCAATAATATCCTCCTGAACATATTTATAGAATTTACTGATAAtgccatcattccctggagattTGTTATCTTTTAACTTGCTGATGCATTTGGGACAGGCATTACTGGTATAAAGGTTACCATAGAATACTGAAACATCTTTGGGGTTTTCATTTTCTTTGCCATCTATATTGAGCTTATGAATAAGTTAATCTTCCCTCAAACTTTTAAGTTCATTAATTTCTTTACCTCTCTTCATGGCTGTTTTTCTTATTTCATACTTCGTTAGTTCCCAATATTTTCCATAAGACTAAAATAGTTGGGCTTTCCTCCAATTGTCTTGTATAATATATTTGGCATCCATCTTGAAATTATCATCTTCCAACAGTCTACTATTGAGTTTCCAATAACTTCGAGTCGGTTTAACTTCAAATCCATTCATATTTAAAAAGATAAGAATATAACTTTATGATCAGTAAGAATTTATGGTTCAATTGATACATTGACTACAGAATTATCTAATGAATTAGAAATCAACCAGAAGTTAATTCTTGACTGTCTGGACATGTCCTTGTTATGCCAAGTGAATTCCTTTTTATCAGAATATTTACATCTCCAAATATCGACTAATCCAAGACATAATTAATCCTGAGTTTAATAACCTATGCTGGATCTGTTAGGAAGGGATATCTGTCAATCATCACATTAGATAAAATCTCCAACTAAGGTAATTTTCATATCCTGAAATACACCTAACTCTTAATTTCTTCAAATTCTTGAAATAATATCCTGTTGTTTTGTTTGGATGCATAAATATTCCCTaaaaaaacatttcactgttgaaATTTACTGTTAAAATTAACCAACGTCCAGAGTGGTGAGTCTTACTACTGATAACCTTCCCTTTAAATGCACCTATTACAACTGCTACACCTGCAGAGTGGTTGTTGCCATATGATAACCAGATATCGGCCCATTGATTTTTCCAAAAAGATAGATCGGAAGAATAAGCATGAGTCTCTTGTAAAAGTCTGCATTAAACCATTTGCAATACAGGAAAATAGCCTTACCATGGGGTAAATTATAAATACGCCTGATATTAATTGAACAAAGAGATAGACAAACTTCAACCAACAACCTTGTTATGCTAATACAAGCTTTTCCTAAGGATATGTAACTCAAAAGGATT from Oncorhynchus masou masou isolate Uvic2021 chromosome 22, UVic_Omas_1.1, whole genome shotgun sequence harbors:
- the tdrd12 gene encoding putative ATP-dependent RNA helicase TDRD12, producing MLEINLLKVENPSCLWGRFVKGPGIEAVENKKEYDDLQMKMNLFYHEVNLHVQKIKLSTIESGQVCVVYWSALRSWCRAIVESLFLGTVGTQAMCFLVDHGERVIVSSDEIRALLDTFLQLPFWVRKFQLAGVHPMTLHVSGDCLEKAELIPSMQWDSSATRYLHNLLQASTEMEAVLCETQADCTAIELYLTIKNVKICVNDDLVSKKFAYFTSQKAHQTSGKNGVVDRSPAVLACDIFSETQNFLATDGCTVRSLSDFRLRQQDPIFHNQVSDQCQLTASVKEASKTSNEISNPKKSPENGRNPLEGGKKKAAQPQNKKFKTFSEIDGDEVERDDGPGEETDMSLDSELFRNLNLLRFKKFLNPTSSTQRAAIPNTELIEQKEERGVQRISAVPEKAEEEPVTAPQQIGQQTETAVCTPSDLVDRTQEFVFTEQPTIEEELVCARLLQLLNPDPLNTDVGSSEIVHTDPSRSGIMVHSAFTLDPCTSLANAPITDTFRRILMRNKYAGPSVAESYCWPAVARGCDTVLISHSGDQPLTYIPPFLAHMQLSSVFSALSARTGPIAVILCPGWEKAQTVIDLLEESQTFQVLHPMVILLGLGKDEAKTVKIQNNFRFDRQEYYYIPLLLCFVCVSPGQVVVTTPFSLVRLLRLHCFLFLRLCHLALDEVDLLFSRAPDEMTIILQHFQRVTASEERVSCPRQIIAVGKRWSRPLEGLLLNHMSNPTVVVTVMEEAALYGNVHQIILLCLDCTKISVLLGALDFTPDVAQKTLVITNSAEEAENVFKAVSNTSAFSLKVHEELTYQFDFVTEQWKKPIGPGTHVILVTTNECMKSLGICDATCVVHYGFPSSPKLFGSRLFCMSQNFQNLSDKERAAESTSHPAKSVLLLSERNARHVIGVLRYLKRTEASLPPELLHFAQGVQRAKEEQKSDKPLCKYLKSFGFCRDSSVCSYRHSISPITDQPLQPDSGTIVVLPLFIKTASVYYGRIVSKKEDRYESLAAAMTTYYAAEKLGAKEVLEGGLYGVQEDEVYHRVRVTSVPDKGEWMFCSVRALFLDEGREQEVKSHQLLQLPAQFHTLPPQALEIIVCRAMPIDAEVKWNPKVTRAISQKIKGLQHQAKVVLCLGNTVFVDPMVRMTRLPGLKTFINEYNVHAEILSTGLGTSNPQHLDLLNELCQGAGPGASAGDAPLTTVPDGSGVTLEDKVQAAEEALVHRMRAAVERLHCGQEVSVDQPQTQTSVLHARTDFSQCHMKASADLHQMDQKVFAHAPQPRMNDVFIYPSQLSPKPQEAPLAAVPDPSEAQLPTLMDRTQIPSPLPTPSEAQISAPLPSTSEPQLPAPTTEHNDPKMEQWRSLIANLQGATQTRRHTALQGFTPKDWISAVPRPIENGHMIDEKQVNGEKVISVVKVDVDAPKSFHPQIKWFQRDDTVTLNIKLREPVDQRCEFFPDRVVYSACVNDRPYRADLELHSNITAERCSWEMKCNEPVIRLVKQERGDWKMLLKQKSAFVSLDFDRFEEDEKKTSNGLCFVGHTGEEGCYVSSDSSSD